In a single window of the Nodularia spumigena CCY9414 genome:
- a CDS encoding fatty acid desaturase family protein, with product MTQTQPKVTFTKNYGFRKELNKRVDAYFESQNISTRDNAAMYMKTTVILSWVVATWTFTLFGPPEIWLKVIGCIALGFGIAGIGFSVGHDANHGGYSRHKMVNNIFGYTFDIIGLSSFLWKFRHNFLHHKYTNILGHDVEIHGDGLVRMTPYMEHKWYHSFQHVFIWFIYPIIPLYWSFADVYLVMFKRKYHTYDIPKLKPLDLLVFFSGKLMWLGLFLGIPIAVGYSPIQAVVGFVITYMTYGLMICIIFMMAHVLEAAEFIEPNSDLQQVNDEWAIFQIKTTVDFAPKNQFLNWYLGGLNYQVVHHLFPNICHIHYPQLAKILADVCEDFGVKYNVCETFTEALASNYRWLKLMGSAPNLE from the coding sequence ATGACGCAAACACAACCAAAAGTAACTTTTACCAAAAATTACGGTTTTAGAAAGGAATTAAATAAGCGAGTTGATGCTTATTTTGAGTCGCAGAATATCTCTACTAGAGATAATGCGGCGATGTACATGAAGACAACAGTTATTTTGTCATGGGTCGTCGCTACTTGGACTTTTACTCTCTTCGGTCCGCCTGAAATATGGCTCAAAGTAATTGGCTGTATTGCTTTAGGATTCGGTATTGCTGGTATTGGTTTTAGTGTGGGACACGATGCAAATCATGGTGGTTATTCTCGCCACAAAATGGTCAATAATATCTTTGGTTACACCTTCGATATAATTGGTTTGTCTAGTTTTTTGTGGAAATTTAGACATAATTTTCTACACCACAAATACACTAATATATTAGGGCATGATGTCGAAATACATGGTGATGGCTTAGTGCGAATGACTCCTTATATGGAGCATAAATGGTATCACTCATTCCAACACGTATTTATTTGGTTTATATATCCCATCATCCCTTTGTATTGGTCTTTTGCTGATGTTTATTTAGTTATGTTTAAACGTAAATATCATACTTATGATATTCCTAAACTTAAACCACTAGACCTGTTGGTTTTCTTCAGTGGAAAATTGATGTGGCTGGGACTTTTCTTGGGAATACCAATTGCTGTCGGATATTCACCTATTCAAGCAGTTGTGGGTTTTGTGATTACTTACATGACCTATGGCTTAATGATTTGTATAATTTTCATGATGGCTCATGTTTTGGAAGCAGCCGAGTTTATTGAACCAAATTCAGATTTGCAGCAAGTTAATGATGAATGGGCAATATTTCAAATCAAAACAACTGTAGATTTTGCTCCCAAAAATCAGTTTTTAAACTGGTATCTTGGTGGTCTTAACTATCAAGTTGTGCATCATTTATTTCCAAATATTTGTCATATACATTATCCCCAACTAGCTAAAATATTAGCTGATGTCTGCGAAGATTTTGGCGTGAAGTACAATGTTTGTGAAACTTTCACTGAAGCATTAGCTTCTAATTATCGTTGGCTAAAGCTCATGGGAAGCGCACCAAATCTAGAGTAA
- a CDS encoding glutamate-5-semialdehyde dehydrogenase, producing the protein MTVEVLDDFPEPITSAQRAYQASLKLGFTKGVDRSRAVLAMAQALLNSFDDILEANTLDLEASKEMAVPELILDWLKLTPTRLEAAVEVLQRLGEISDPLRRVRTADYQLEDSQSYTQLMPLGVIAFVYEAFPDLGAIAAGLCIKTGNSIILKGSTEASHSNEAIANVLQSALEEVGLPPGCLELIKAEHGGSIRDLVTQDKYLNLVLPYGRSSLVQQVMRQSTCPVLKSAMGNCHLYWSLNSSLDMIRWMITDSHESEPDQVNAIEKVLIHRQALPSSLAVLWNSLKEKGFEVKGDEELVEAFPHLPLVKSGEWGSAYLNKTVAFKLVDSLEDAIAWINQYSSGHADCIVTESYQESRQFALGVNSASTYINTSPRFSRNPSRGDSVFLGMSNQKGHRRGFISLETLTTAKHIVQGNGRF; encoded by the coding sequence ATGACCGTTGAAGTTTTGGATGATTTCCCCGAACCAATTACTAGCGCTCAACGCGCTTATCAAGCCTCCCTCAAGTTGGGGTTTACCAAGGGCGTAGACCGCAGTCGCGCTGTGTTAGCAATGGCACAGGCGCTCTTAAATTCCTTTGATGACATTTTGGAAGCTAACACTTTGGATTTAGAAGCCAGCAAAGAAATGGCTGTGCCAGAGTTAATTTTAGATTGGCTGAAGCTGACTCCTACGAGGCTAGAAGCAGCAGTAGAAGTTCTTCAGAGGTTGGGGGAAATCTCCGATCCTTTACGGCGCGTCAGGACTGCTGACTATCAATTAGAGGATTCCCAGAGTTACACTCAGTTAATGCCTTTGGGTGTGATTGCATTTGTGTATGAGGCTTTTCCTGATTTAGGGGCGATCGCAGCTGGTTTATGTATTAAGACTGGCAATAGTATTATACTCAAAGGTAGTACAGAAGCAAGTCATTCCAACGAGGCGATCGCTAATGTCCTGCAAAGCGCCTTGGAAGAAGTTGGTTTACCTCCAGGCTGTTTAGAACTGATTAAAGCCGAACACGGTGGTTCGATTCGGGATTTAGTCACCCAAGACAAGTACCTGAATTTAGTGTTACCCTATGGACGTTCTAGCTTAGTCCAGCAGGTGATGCGACAATCAACTTGCCCCGTGTTAAAATCAGCAATGGGTAACTGTCACCTCTATTGGTCACTTAATAGCAGTTTAGACATGATTCGCTGGATGATTACGGATAGCCATGAAAGCGAACCAGACCAAGTAAACGCCATTGAAAAAGTATTAATTCATCGTCAAGCCTTACCATCATCTTTAGCAGTTCTGTGGAACAGTTTAAAAGAAAAAGGTTTTGAAGTTAAAGGAGATGAAGAACTAGTAGAAGCTTTTCCCCACTTACCGCTAGTCAAGTCAGGAGAATGGGGCAGCGCTTATTTAAATAAGACAGTAGCCTTTAAACTGGTAGATAGTTTAGAAGATGCGATCGCCTGGATTAATCAATATAGTAGCGGTCATGCTGACTGCATTGTAACAGAATCTTATCAAGAAAGTCGCCAGTTTGCTTTAGGAGTCAACAGCGCCTCTACCTACATCAATACTTCCCCCAGGTTTTCTCGCAACCCTTCACGGGGAGATTCAGTATTCCTCGGTATGTCTAACCAAAAAGGACATCGGCGAGGATTTATCAGTTTAGAAACATTAACAACTGCGAAGCACATTGTCCAAGGGAATGGACGGTTTTAG
- the ribH gene encoding 6,7-dimethyl-8-ribityllumazine synthase yields MAVFEGTFAQTEPLRLAVVVGRFNDLVTGKLLEGCQDCLKRHGVDPDPYGSQVDYVWVPGSFEVPLVARQLALSHRYDAVICLGAVIRGQTPHFDYVSAEVSKGIAAASFQTGVPVIFGILTVDTMQQALERAGIKGNHGWDYAMNALEMASLMRQLRSKLTESYPRNGQSLPASFSGQNVGNLAAESEEVG; encoded by the coding sequence ATGGCAGTTTTTGAGGGAACTTTTGCTCAAACCGAACCATTGCGTTTAGCAGTGGTTGTGGGTCGATTCAATGACCTGGTTACCGGGAAGCTGCTAGAGGGTTGTCAAGATTGCTTGAAACGCCACGGTGTAGACCCAGACCCCTACGGTAGTCAGGTGGACTATGTTTGGGTTCCGGGAAGTTTTGAAGTGCCTCTAGTCGCCCGCCAACTAGCACTTTCCCATCGTTATGATGCGGTAATTTGTCTGGGTGCAGTGATTCGGGGACAAACGCCTCATTTTGATTATGTCTCGGCGGAAGTGTCTAAGGGCATCGCCGCCGCTAGCTTTCAAACTGGTGTGCCGGTAATTTTTGGCATTTTGACTGTGGATACTATGCAGCAAGCCTTAGAACGAGCCGGGATTAAAGGTAATCATGGCTGGGATTATGCCATGAACGCCCTAGAAATGGCTAGTCTGATGCGGCAATTGCGCTCTAAACTCACAGAGTCATATCCCCGGAACGGCCAGTCTTTACCAGCATCTTTTTCTGGTCAAAACGTCGGCAATTTAGCCGCAGAGTCAGAAGAAGTAGGCTGA
- the psbZ gene encoding photosystem II reaction center protein PsbZ, with product MTIIFQFALISLVLTSFVLVVGVPVVYATPQNWVESKKLLWLGSGVWIALVLLVGILNFFVV from the coding sequence ATGACCATAATATTTCAATTCGCTTTGATATCTTTAGTTCTCACATCTTTTGTTTTGGTAGTTGGCGTTCCTGTAGTCTATGCTACCCCACAAAATTGGGTGGAATCTAAAAAACTGCTCTGGCTTGGTTCTGGAGTTTGGATTGCTTTGGTGCTTTTAGTCGGTATATTAAACTTTTTTGTAGTTTAA
- a CDS encoding CBS domain-containing protein, with translation MDLILCHTTADFDALGAAVGLTCLLPGSKIVLSGGAHPPVRDFLALHRDEYPLIERRAVIAENIRSVRVVDTQQRDRLGKAAEWLDLPNIQIIVYDHHLSQQLNIPATASHIEPVGACTTLMVEQLQQQQIPLTLSQATVMALGIHVDTGSLTFDSATPRDALALAWLMAQGVSSSVISTYLDPGLSPQLQQLLTEALENLEYFSLRGYTIGWVTLRTEEFVPGLSSLASQLVELTEIDALLLANEYTHKEGDSRLTIIGRSQIPGVNLNLLFQIFGGGGHSQAASLSLRQVNPQETLQQLLDGIKTSIPHPPTARDLMSSPVRTIRPETTISQAQSILLRYGHSGLSVVDTQGKLVGIISRRDIDIALHHGFSHAPVKGYMTTKVKTITPDTILPQIESLMVTYDIGRLPVLENGQLVGIVTRTDVLRELHQADEENKFKIQNSKFKINFNTELQNRLAPQLWQLLTVASQAAEKRGWHLYLVGGAVRDLLLAESAAGSLMITDIDLVVDGFHQAADVGAGVELAKALQEIYPGARLEIHGAFQTAALLWHKDPELDSLWMDIATARTEFYPYPAANPEVEASSIRQDLYRRDFSINALALRLTSPRSGELLDFFGGLIDLQAKQIRVLHPNSFIEDPTRIYRAVRFAVRFGFEIEAQTEEFIHYAINSGVYDRTAQTNIKTPALQTRLKAELKYILQTPYWKSALQLLNQLGALQCIHPTLKLDESLLQQLRLLERCLRRFDSEQTLIHWEMRLEALIAHLEPQYREKVAKNLHLPEDGIKRLQNLDKAQTTVRELLPTCQRPSQVVQLLRKYDLPMLILIALPSPRILRKQIWHYLTVLANVQPILNGNDLKQLGYKPGKQFRQMLDDLRAATLDGVIKNRTEAEEFLAENYPQ, from the coding sequence ATGGACTTAATTCTTTGTCATACAACCGCAGATTTTGACGCATTGGGAGCCGCAGTTGGGCTGACCTGTCTATTGCCAGGCAGTAAGATCGTCTTGAGCGGTGGCGCACATCCGCCTGTCAGAGATTTTTTAGCACTACACCGGGATGAATATCCCCTGATTGAAAGACGTGCAGTCATTGCCGAAAATATTCGTTCTGTGAGAGTTGTGGATACACAACAGCGCGATCGCCTAGGTAAAGCTGCCGAATGGTTAGATTTACCCAACATACAAATCATAGTTTATGATCATCACTTAAGTCAACAGCTAAATATTCCCGCCACAGCATCCCATATTGAACCAGTGGGAGCCTGTACAACTTTAATGGTGGAACAATTGCAACAACAGCAAATTCCCCTGACTTTATCCCAAGCCACAGTCATGGCATTGGGTATTCATGTGGATACAGGCTCATTAACCTTTGACAGTGCCACACCCAGAGATGCTTTAGCTTTAGCTTGGTTAATGGCACAAGGAGTGAGTTCATCGGTAATTTCCACTTATCTTGACCCCGGTTTATCGCCTCAATTACAACAGCTATTAACTGAAGCCTTAGAAAATTTAGAATATTTTTCCTTGCGTGGATATACTATTGGATGGGTAACACTCAGAACAGAAGAATTTGTGCCAGGGTTATCAAGTTTAGCTTCACAACTCGTAGAATTAACCGAAATAGATGCTTTACTACTGGCAAACGAATATACTCACAAAGAAGGTGACTCACGCTTAACCATCATTGGGAGAAGCCAAATACCCGGTGTAAATCTCAACCTCTTATTTCAAATATTCGGCGGTGGTGGACATTCTCAAGCTGCATCCTTGAGTTTACGCCAAGTAAATCCACAAGAAACATTACAACAACTTCTAGACGGCATCAAAACCTCAATTCCTCATCCTCCCACAGCCAGAGACTTGATGTCTTCCCCAGTCCGCACCATTCGTCCCGAAACCACAATTTCCCAAGCCCAAAGTATCTTATTACGCTATGGACACTCTGGTTTATCTGTAGTCGATACCCAAGGAAAACTGGTAGGAATTATTTCGCGACGAGATATAGATATTGCCCTACACCACGGCTTTAGTCATGCGCCAGTCAAAGGCTACATGACAACTAAAGTTAAAACAATTACACCAGACACCATCCTGCCCCAAATCGAATCATTGATGGTAACTTATGATATTGGACGCTTACCTGTATTAGAAAATGGGCAATTAGTAGGAATTGTCACCCGCACCGATGTCTTGCGGGAATTACATCAAGCCGATGAAGAAAACAAATTCAAAATTCAAAATTCAAAATTCAAAATAAATTTTAATACAGAGTTACAAAATCGGCTTGCGCCGCAATTATGGCAATTACTCACCGTAGCATCCCAAGCAGCAGAAAAACGCGGTTGGCATCTTTACTTAGTCGGTGGTGCTGTGCGAGACTTGCTCTTAGCGGAATCAGCCGCAGGTTCATTAATGATTACAGATATTGACCTTGTAGTTGATGGCTTTCACCAAGCAGCAGATGTGGGTGCTGGTGTAGAATTAGCAAAAGCACTGCAAGAAATTTATCCAGGGGCGCGGTTAGAAATTCATGGGGCTTTTCAAACTGCGGCTTTACTATGGCACAAAGACCCAGAATTAGATTCTTTATGGATGGATATTGCTACCGCTAGAACAGAATTTTATCCTTACCCAGCCGCAAACCCGGAAGTTGAAGCCAGTTCCATTCGTCAAGACTTGTATCGCCGTGATTTTAGCATTAACGCCCTCGCCTTGCGCCTGACTTCTCCTCGTTCTGGGGAATTACTGGATTTCTTCGGCGGTTTAATAGATTTACAAGCCAAGCAAATTCGGGTTTTACACCCCAACAGTTTTATTGAAGACCCGACTCGCATTTATCGCGCTGTGCGCTTCGCTGTGCGCTTTGGATTTGAAATCGAAGCACAAACCGAAGAGTTTATTCATTATGCTATCAATAGTGGCGTTTACGATCGCACTGCCCAAACAAATATTAAAACCCCGGCCTTACAAACTCGACTCAAAGCCGAATTAAAATACATCCTCCAAACCCCCTATTGGAAATCAGCGTTACAACTACTCAATCAATTAGGGGCGTTGCAGTGTATTCATCCTACCCTGAAACTCGATGAATCACTTTTGCAGCAATTGCGATTATTAGAACGCTGTTTACGACGATTTGATTCTGAACAAACCCTCATACACTGGGAAATGCGCCTAGAAGCGTTAATTGCTCATTTAGAACCGCAGTATCGCGAGAAAGTAGCCAAAAATCTGCATTTACCAGAGGATGGAATAAAACGCTTGCAAAATTTGGATAAAGCTCAAACTACGGTGAGGGAATTATTACCCACTTGTCAGCGTCCCAGTCAAGTAGTGCAGTTACTACGAAAGTATGATTTACCCATGCTGATTTTAATCGCTTTGCCAAGTCCGCGCATCCTCAGAAAGCAGATATGGCATTATTTAACAGTTTTGGCAAATGTACAACCAATACTCAATGGTAATGATTTAAAGCAATTAGGCTACAAACCAGGGAAACAATTTCGCCAAATGTTAGATGATTTACGCGCTGCTACTTTAGACGGAGTGATTAAAAATAGAACAGAAGCTGAAGAGTTTTTAGCCGAGAATTATCCTCAATAA
- a CDS encoding Uma2 family endonuclease has product MQIQTQKRQYTPEEYLQIEEKSEYKNEYLDGEIVPMAGGTTNHNEISLNFCTNFKFRMRGKNYKIYMGDVKLSIPRYRIYTYPDVMIIPGEPIYEGTGTTTITNPVIIAEVLSKSTESYDKTSKFRYYRSLPTFKEYIMIDQYEYFVEQFYKNNDGQWVLTEYETQDAVLSLQTIDFQISLSDIYEGINFE; this is encoded by the coding sequence ATGCAAATCCAAACACAAAAACGCCAGTACACCCCAGAAGAATATTTACAAATAGAAGAGAAATCAGAATACAAAAATGAATATCTAGATGGAGAAATTGTCCCTATGGCTGGTGGTACGACCAATCACAACGAAATATCTTTAAACTTTTGCACCAATTTCAAATTCAGAATGCGGGGTAAAAATTACAAAATTTACATGGGTGATGTCAAATTATCGATACCCCGTTATCGTATTTACACATATCCTGATGTGATGATTATTCCAGGAGAACCAATATATGAAGGAACTGGGACTACGACTATCACTAACCCTGTAATAATTGCCGAAGTATTATCTAAATCTACAGAAAGCTACGATAAAACCAGTAAATTTAGATATTACCGTTCTCTGCCCACATTTAAAGAATATATTATGATTGACCAATACGAATATTTTGTGGAACAGTTTTATAAAAATAATGATGGTCAATGGGTATTAACAGAGTATGAAACCCAAGATGCAGTATTATCACTACAAACAATAGATTTTCAAATTTCTCTCAGTGATATTTATGAAGGAATAAATTTTGAATGA
- a CDS encoding DUF6825 family protein: MSNPLVQAFFVGRAVAEVINERLEVAVTDALSDLGKFDAEAREQMRQFTQEVLERANRAAEAANSGQSTPGGSYSSSEPVDLQATIDELRAEIALLRNELQRHRSNSV; the protein is encoded by the coding sequence ATGAGTAACCCACTTGTACAAGCCTTTTTCGTAGGCAGAGCTGTAGCCGAAGTAATTAATGAGCGCCTAGAGGTAGCTGTAACCGACGCTTTGAGCGATTTGGGCAAATTTGATGCCGAAGCGAGAGAACAAATGCGCCAGTTCACACAAGAGGTCCTAGAACGGGCAAATCGGGCAGCAGAAGCGGCTAATTCTGGTCAAAGTACCCCCGGCGGTAGCTACTCTAGTTCTGAGCCTGTTGATTTGCAAGCAACAATCGATGAACTCAGAGCAGAAATTGCCCTCTTGCGGAATGAATTGCAACGTCATCGCAGTAATTCTGTATAA
- a CDS encoding ABC1 kinase family protein: METGYLDHQAYRWNQENYSSRRRFVDIWSFVLTLMFKLWRYNKSWSYPGGVTEVKQVARRKAQAVWIRNTLLELGPTFIKVGQLFSTRADIFPGEYVEELAKLQDKVPAFSYEQVEASIEEELGKKIPELFHNFEAIPLAAASLGQVHKAVLHTGEEVVVKIQRPGLKKLFEIDLQILKGITRYFQNHPKWGRGRDWLGIYEECCRILWEEIDYLNEGRNADTFRRNFRGYEWVKVPRVYWRYASPKILTLEYVPGIKISQYEALEAAGLDRKLLARLGAQAYLLQLLNNGFFHADPHPGNIAVSPNGDLIFYDFGMMGQIQSNVREGLMETLFGIAQKDGDRVVQSLIDLGAIAPTEDMGPVRRSVQYMLDHFMDQPFENQSVAAISDDLYELAYNQPFRFPATFTFVMRAFSTLEGVGKGLDPDFNFMEVAQPYAMQLITDMNGSDNNSFINELSRQAVQVSTTAFGLPRRLEDTLEKLERGDMRVRVRSIETERLLRRQSNIQLGTTYALIISGFTLSATILLVNRYVWLAVLAGLIAAALSVILIRLLSRLDRYDRTY; this comes from the coding sequence ATGGAAACAGGTTATTTAGATCATCAAGCATACCGTTGGAATCAGGAAAACTACTCTAGCAGACGGCGCTTTGTGGACATTTGGTCTTTTGTCTTGACCTTAATGTTCAAGCTTTGGCGTTACAACAAATCTTGGAGTTACCCTGGCGGTGTGACTGAGGTCAAGCAAGTTGCAAGACGCAAAGCCCAAGCGGTCTGGATTCGTAATACCCTATTAGAGTTAGGCCCCACTTTTATTAAAGTCGGGCAGTTATTTTCTACCCGTGCTGATATATTTCCCGGCGAGTATGTCGAAGAATTGGCAAAATTACAGGATAAAGTGCCAGCCTTCAGCTATGAGCAAGTAGAAGCAAGTATTGAGGAGGAATTAGGTAAGAAAATTCCGGAATTATTTCATAATTTTGAAGCGATTCCCCTGGCGGCTGCTAGTTTAGGACAAGTACACAAAGCTGTGCTGCACACCGGGGAAGAAGTTGTGGTGAAAATTCAGCGTCCTGGACTAAAGAAGCTATTTGAAATCGATTTACAGATTCTCAAGGGTATCACCCGCTATTTTCAAAACCACCCGAAATGGGGTCGGGGGCGCGATTGGCTGGGAATTTACGAAGAATGTTGTCGCATTCTTTGGGAAGAAATTGATTATCTCAATGAAGGTCGTAATGCTGATACTTTTCGCCGCAACTTTCGGGGCTATGAATGGGTAAAAGTCCCTAGGGTTTATTGGCGTTATGCTTCACCCAAAATATTAACTTTAGAATATGTCCCTGGAATTAAAATTAGCCAATATGAAGCTTTAGAAGCCGCAGGTTTAGATCGTAAGTTGTTAGCACGTCTTGGCGCTCAAGCTTATTTGTTGCAGCTGCTAAATAATGGCTTTTTCCATGCCGATCCTCACCCTGGTAATATTGCGGTGAGTCCCAATGGTGACTTAATTTTCTACGACTTCGGCATGATGGGGCAGATTCAGTCTAATGTGCGTGAAGGATTGATGGAAACGCTGTTTGGTATTGCTCAAAAAGATGGCGATCGCGTTGTCCAGTCTCTGATCGATTTAGGGGCGATCGCCCCGACTGAGGATATGGGGCCAGTGCGGCGTTCTGTCCAGTATATGCTAGACCATTTCATGGATCAGCCCTTTGAAAATCAGTCTGTGGCCGCAATCAGTGACGACCTGTATGAATTAGCTTATAATCAGCCATTTAGATTCCCTGCAACCTTCACTTTTGTGATGCGAGCTTTTTCTACTCTAGAGGGGGTAGGCAAAGGTTTAGATCCAGATTTTAACTTTATGGAAGTTGCCCAACCTTATGCAATGCAACTAATAACAGATATGAATGGTTCTGATAATAATAGCTTTATCAATGAGTTAAGTCGCCAAGCAGTTCAAGTCAGTACAACTGCATTCGGTTTACCCCGGAGATTAGAGGATACATTAGAAAAATTAGAACGCGGTGATATGCGTGTGCGTGTTCGTTCTATAGAAACCGAACGTCTACTACGAAGGCAAAGTAATATTCAATTAGGCACAACCTACGCTTTAATTATCAGTGGATTTACTCTTTCCGCTACAATTTTATTGGTAAATCGTTATGTATGGCTGGCTGTGCTAGCTGGTTTAATTGCCGCAGCATTATCAGTCATCCTGATTCGCTTGCTCTCACGCCTCGACCGTTATGACCGCACGTATTAA
- a CDS encoding Stp1/IreP family PP2C-type Ser/Thr phosphatase, which translates to MKLNFTGFSDPGLIRSSNQDAFYIDPEGRFFIVADGMGGHAGGEQASRIATQEIQGFLVSHWDDSESTPKLLEKALWEANKAIVHDQQQHPERSDMGTTVVAVVFRSPDCPWCAHVGDSRLYRFRESQLQLVTEDHTWVARAIKIGEITEEEARNHPYRHILSRCLGREDLHKVDVQPLDVKIGDRLLLCSDGLTEELNNQNIAEHLGKSPILETASLSLIEAAKAQGGHDNITIVMVSLEENAPG; encoded by the coding sequence ATGAAACTTAACTTCACGGGTTTTAGCGACCCGGGACTTATTCGTTCTAGTAACCAGGATGCTTTCTATATCGACCCTGAAGGGCGATTTTTTATTGTTGCTGATGGTATGGGTGGTCATGCTGGGGGTGAACAAGCAAGTCGCATCGCCACGCAAGAAATTCAAGGGTTTTTGGTGTCCCACTGGGATGATAGTGAATCTACTCCCAAATTGCTAGAAAAAGCCCTATGGGAAGCAAACAAAGCCATTGTACATGATCAGCAACAGCATCCCGAACGCTCTGATATGGGTACTACAGTGGTCGCAGTGGTTTTTCGCTCACCTGATTGTCCTTGGTGCGCTCACGTTGGTGACTCCAGATTATATCGGTTTAGGGAGTCGCAATTACAACTGGTCACGGAAGACCATACTTGGGTAGCCAGGGCTATAAAAATAGGTGAAATTACTGAAGAAGAAGCTCGAAATCACCCCTACCGCCATATATTATCCCGGTGTTTGGGAAGGGAAGACTTGCATAAAGTTGATGTGCAACCGCTAGATGTTAAGATAGGCGATCGCCTGCTTTTATGCAGTGATGGTTTGACCGAAGAACTGAACAATCAAAATATTGCTGAACACCTGGGCAAATCTCCCATATTGGAAACAGCTTCCCTTTCTCTAATTGAAGCCGCCAAAGCCCAGGGTGGACACGATAACATCACAATCGTCATGGTCTCGCTGGAAGAAAACGCTCCAGGATAG
- a CDS encoding NblA/ycf18 family protein encodes MSQPIELSLEQQFSIRSFATQVQHMSNDQAKDFLVKLYEQMMVREATYQELLKHQWGLDSGSTMA; translated from the coding sequence ATGAGCCAACCCATCGAACTATCTTTGGAACAGCAATTTAGCATCCGCTCCTTTGCTACCCAAGTACAGCACATGAGTAACGATCAAGCTAAAGATTTTTTAGTCAAGCTTTATGAACAAATGATGGTGCGCGAAGCAACTTATCAAGAGTTGCTCAAGCATCAGTGGGGCTTGGATTCAGGTTCCACTATGGCATAG
- a CDS encoding anhydro-N-acetylmuramic acid kinase, producing MPPTKKVTVPTRVIGLISGTSVDGIDAALVEISGSDLDLKVSLLAGETYPYTPELRAKILAVGAGVAISMAELAEIDDAIALAFAQAAQNIQIGHQPATLIGSHGQTVYHRPPQGVRQKSNCLGYSLQLGRGALIAHVTGITTVSNFRLADINVGGHGAPLVPRVDAFLLSDSAEGRCIQNIGGIGNVAYIPPRRGYWLSKIRAWDTGPGNSLLDLAVQHLTDGAKSYDENGNWAASGIPCDSLVAQWLQEDYFHLPPPKSTGRELFGVAYLHQCLKDAEPYQLNPADLLATLTELTVASIAHSYQSFLPEMPQQVLLCGGGSRNLYLKQRLQLLLPSVPVLTTDEVGLNADFKEAIAFAVLAYWRQLGLPGNLPAATGAPCEILLGEIHSQLGISRVDI from the coding sequence ATGCCTCCGACTAAAAAAGTTACCGTACCTACTCGCGTTATCGGTTTAATTAGCGGCACTTCCGTCGATGGTATCGATGCTGCTTTGGTAGAGATTTCTGGTAGTGATTTGGATTTGAAGGTTTCGTTGCTAGCAGGGGAAACATATCCCTACACACCCGAATTGAGAGCAAAAATTTTAGCCGTGGGCGCTGGGGTTGCCATTTCTATGGCAGAATTAGCAGAAATAGATGATGCGATCGCCTTAGCCTTTGCCCAAGCTGCTCAAAATATCCAAATTGGTCACCAGCCCGCAACTTTGATTGGTTCCCACGGTCAAACTGTTTACCATCGACCGCCCCAAGGGGTTCGTCAAAAATCCAACTGTCTGGGTTATAGCTTGCAATTAGGTCGCGGTGCTTTGATTGCTCATGTGACGGGAATTACCACTGTGAGTAATTTTCGCTTGGCGGATATCAATGTTGGTGGTCATGGTGCGCCCCTTGTGCCGAGAGTAGATGCTTTTTTGCTCAGTGATTCAGCCGAGGGACGTTGTATTCAAAATATTGGTGGAATTGGCAATGTTGCTTACATTCCGCCGCGTCGTGGTTACTGGCTCTCAAAAATTCGCGCTTGGGATACCGGTCCGGGAAATAGTTTATTAGATTTGGCAGTGCAACATTTAACTGATGGTGCTAAGTCCTATGATGAAAATGGTAATTGGGCAGCTAGTGGTATTCCCTGTGATTCATTAGTCGCACAATGGCTCCAGGAAGATTACTTTCATTTACCGCCGCCTAAATCTACAGGTCGTGAGTTATTTGGTGTGGCTTACCTGCATCAGTGTTTAAAAGATGCTGAACCGTACCAATTAAATCCGGCTGACCTACTGGCGACACTCACAGAACTGACTGTTGCTAGCATTGCTCACAGTTATCAGAGTTTTTTACCCGAAATGCCACAACAGGTGTTATTGTGCGGTGGCGGGAGTCGTAATCTCTATTTAAAACAAAGGTTACAGTTATTGTTGCCATCAGTACCAGTGTTGACTACAGATGAAGTCGGTTTGAATGCTGATTTTAAAGAAGCGATCGCCTTTGCTGTTTTAGCCTACTGGCGACAACTGGGGCTTCCTGGTAACTTACCTGCTGCTACTGGCGCACCTTGTGAAATACTTTTGGGAGAAATTCATTCACAACTAGGGATAAGTCGGGTTGATATTTAG